In Campylobacter vulpis, a genomic segment contains:
- a CDS encoding SixA phosphatase family protein, producing the protein MKKIYILRHAKAQKEIKTDDFSRKLSKRGKNELKALFESLQKYEIKWDKIYASSAIRTKKTAQIMAKYYGYDKKDICLIDAFYEADEMGLFAFLKHLDEDIESVLLIGHNPALLKLCELLSSLCLHSFPTSSMLCLECENFKNLKEHSAKLVFFEHIKPLKEN; encoded by the coding sequence ATGAAAAAAATTTATATTTTAAGACACGCAAAAGCGCAAAAAGAAATTAAAACAGATGATTTTAGCAGAAAGCTTTCAAAAAGAGGTAAAAATGAATTAAAAGCCCTTTTTGAAAGCTTACAAAAATACGAGATTAAATGGGATAAAATTTACGCTTCCTCTGCGATTAGGACGAAAAAAACAGCACAAATAATGGCTAAGTATTATGGCTACGACAAAAAAGACATTTGCTTAATTGATGCGTTTTATGAGGCAGATGAAATGGGACTTTTTGCTTTTTTAAAGCATTTAGATGAGGATATAGAAAGTGTTCTTTTAATAGGACATAACCCCGCTCTTTTAAAGCTTTGTGAGCTTTTAAGCTCTCTTTGCTTACATTCTTTCCCTACCTCCTCTATGCTTTGCCTTGAATGTGAGAATTTTAAGAATTTAAAAGAGCATAGTGCAAAGCTTGTATTTTTCGAGCATATCAAGCCACTTAAAGAGAATTAG
- a CDS encoding rhomboid family intramembrane serine protease — MVTWTLIIINILVFVLQTWLFDTNFFDLYFSLNLLFFEENFFWQLLSSMFLHGNFTHLALNMIVLFGFGRILESHMGSVSFALLYFVGGLITSLLSAFYLLFAFEFLGQKIFLVGASGAICVLMGFYAFLDKNSTKGLVVAILLMSFLPLFMGINVAWYGHIFGFMSGYILAFLRRKR; from the coding sequence GTGGTAACTTGGACTTTGATTATTATAAATATCCTCGTTTTTGTTTTGCAAACTTGGCTTTTTGATACGAATTTTTTTGATTTATATTTCTCTCTTAATCTTTTATTTTTTGAGGAAAATTTTTTCTGGCAGCTTTTAAGCTCTATGTTTTTGCATGGGAATTTCACTCATCTAGCACTTAATATGATAGTGCTTTTTGGCTTTGGTAGGATTTTAGAAAGCCATATGGGAAGCGTGAGCTTTGCCTTGCTTTATTTTGTTGGGGGGCTTATAACCTCGCTTTTGAGTGCTTTTTATTTGCTTTTTGCTTTTGAGTTTTTGGGGCAAAAAATTTTTTTAGTGGGTGCGAGTGGGGCAATTTGTGTTTTAATGGGCTTTTATGCCTTTTTGGATAAAAATAGCACAAAAGGGCTTGTTGTGGCTATTTTATTGATGAGTTTTTTGCCTTTGTTTATGGGGATTAATGTGGCTTGGTATGGGCATATTTTCGGTTTTATGAGTGGTTATATTTTGGCATTTTTAAGGAGAAAAAGATGA
- a CDS encoding PepSY-like domain-containing protein, producing MKIIILILTLFLNLKADIILSPQNLPNAIKEFLQKNFQAQISLAQRDDNAYEIALNDGTELEFDVSGEWKEIEARGTAISYEVLPPHIASILKNEFKESAIKEIERKITYYKIKFYNNFEIIIDFNGTILRREYDD from the coding sequence ATGAAAATTATAATTCTTATTTTAACACTTTTTTTGAATTTAAAAGCTGACATTATACTTTCTCCCCAAAATTTACCAAACGCCATAAAAGAATTTTTACAAAAAAATTTCCAAGCCCAAATTAGCTTAGCACAAAGAGATGATAATGCTTATGAGATAGCATTAAATGACGGCACGGAGCTTGAATTTGATGTAAGTGGCGAGTGGAAAGAAATTGAAGCAAGAGGCACAGCGATAAGTTACGAAGTGTTACCACCCCACATTGCTAGCATTTTAAAAAATGAATTTAAAGAAAGTGCAATTAAAGAAATTGAACGCAAAATTACTTATTATAAAATCAAATTTTACAATAATTTTGAAATCATCATAGACTTTAACGGCACGATTTTAAGACGGGAATATGATGATTAA
- a CDS encoding 3-methyladenine DNA glycosylase, with amino-acid sequence MNSAEIFKKLLSFDLKWQDFDWLEGRDLSEFELLISVILTQNTNWNNVLKALENCKKAQISTLNQVANLDNKALAELIKPSGFYNTKAKRLKGLVEAILQEFDDIKSFKENVNREWLLNIKGLGYESADGILNYLCKREILVVDNYTYRLALHLGYELENYEDLREFFQKDIEQERQNLCRLLGRKCELYELYQIYHALIIAFGKVAFRGKKLSEKGEDWIKSLKMF; translated from the coding sequence ATGAATTCGGCAGAAATTTTTAAAAAACTTTTAAGTTTTGATTTGAAATGGCAAGATTTTGACTGGCTAGAGGGGAGGGACTTGAGTGAATTTGAGCTTTTAATTTCTGTCATTTTGACACAAAATACAAATTGGAATAATGTTTTAAAAGCTTTAGAAAACTGCAAAAAAGCCCAAATTTCAACCTTAAATCAAGTGGCAAATTTGGATAACAAAGCCTTAGCAGAGCTTATAAAGCCAAGTGGTTTTTACAATACTAAGGCTAAGAGATTAAAGGGCTTAGTGGAGGCTATTTTACAGGAATTTGATGATATAAAAAGCTTTAAAGAAAATGTAAATAGAGAGTGGCTTTTAAATATCAAGGGGCTTGGGTATGAAAGTGCAGATGGGATATTAAATTATCTTTGTAAGAGAGAAATTTTAGTGGTGGATAATTATACTTACCGCTTGGCTTTACATTTGGGCTATGAGTTGGAAAATTATGAGGATTTAAGAGAATTTTTTCAAAAGGACATCGAGCAGGAGAGGCAAAATTTATGTCGGCTTTTAGGAAGAAAATGCGAACTTTACGAGCTGTATCAAATCTATCACGCTTTAATCATAGCCTTTGGTAAAGTAGCTTTTAGAGGCAAAAAGTTAAGTGAGAAAGGTGAGGACTGGATAAAGTCTTTAAAAATGTTTTAA
- a CDS encoding DEAD/DEAH box helicase: MQASFFEYLKKGHFCELLLCENEKEADLLAQVSAFFEIKSFVLPDFRAEFGDDLRAFSKELFELCKVLNAYHKENSKKILISPLASVLKKLPSKKHLQGFILDKTKPFNVELLKDEFLRLGYEFVDMVQDKGELSLRGEVLDIFCINEEKPVRILFFGEEIESIRYFDLDTQKSIPSELDKLEICPFLSHFSQSAYEEFEERLESFESKALIKDINSLGFWCVDDFEDYLKLDFKSIKKFDTSFENVDFINTKILPEASVYRDLQSVYNQDFFALHQNKKITILAQNEALFKQLELDMSSVIFKQSALRLNVISSDEIILSLNKKDKKRQKRKANLILDELKIGDFIVHEDYGVGKFLGLEMLNISGAKKEFVALSYQNNDKLLLPVENLYMIDKYLGVGGAIPLLDRLGKSTFIKLKERLKTKLLALASQIIAMAAKRALIKPKELKIDLEAQADFVQRAGFSYTEDQVKACEEILEDFKSSRVMDRLLSGDVGFGKTEVAMNAIFPVLKSGFSVFFFVPTTLLSHQHYQSLKRRFEEFHLKVFKLDRFTSAKEKKHLLEELKKNTPCVVVGTHALLSVECENVALVIIDEEHKFGVKQKEKLKEFSQNSHLLSMSATPIPRSLNQALSSIKSYSILQTPPEDRLDVRSFVRESEDALLKEAILRELRRGGQIFYIHNHIASIKQCEKHLKNLFKDLRILILHSKIDAKTTEEEMLKFENKEYDLLLCTSIVESGIDLPNVNTIIIEKSERFGMADLHQLRGRVGRSHKQGYCYFLVEDKANLSEAALKRLVSLESNSFLGAGSLLAYHDLEIRGGGNLLGLDQSGHIEQIGYSLYLKMLEDELNKLSKNESVRENKLDLKLGINAFLNPDLIAEDSLRLELYRRLSKCEDNALLYEIEAEIEDRFGKLDLYTKQFLALIRIKILASGKFKAISNYMQNIQLVKLNDEKEVIKAKSKDEDDILEAILVHLRKA, translated from the coding sequence ATGCAAGCGTCTTTTTTTGAGTATCTCAAAAAGGGTCATTTTTGCGAATTGTTGCTTTGTGAAAATGAAAAAGAAGCAGACTTGCTTGCTCAAGTGAGTGCCTTTTTTGAGATAAAAAGCTTTGTTTTACCTGATTTTAGAGCGGAATTTGGCGATGATTTACGCGCTTTTTCTAAAGAGCTTTTTGAGCTTTGTAAAGTTTTAAATGCTTACCATAAAGAAAATTCCAAAAAAATTCTCATTTCTCCTTTAGCAAGTGTTTTGAAAAAACTTCCATCAAAAAAGCATTTGCAAGGTTTTATACTGGATAAAACCAAGCCTTTTAATGTGGAGCTTTTAAAAGATGAATTTTTACGTTTGGGTTATGAATTTGTCGATATGGTGCAAGATAAGGGAGAGCTTTCTTTAAGAGGGGAGGTGCTTGATATTTTTTGCATTAATGAAGAAAAGCCTGTGCGAATTTTGTTTTTTGGGGAGGAGATTGAGAGCATTAGATATTTTGATTTAGACACGCAAAAATCTATCCCAAGTGAGCTTGATAAACTTGAAATTTGCCCCTTTTTAAGCCATTTTTCTCAAAGTGCTTATGAGGAATTTGAGGAGAGGTTGGAGAGCTTTGAAAGTAAGGCTTTGATTAAGGATATTAATTCTTTGGGTTTTTGGTGCGTTGATGATTTTGAGGATTATTTAAAGCTTGATTTTAAAAGCATTAAAAAATTTGATACAAGCTTTGAAAATGTTGATTTTATCAATACAAAAATTTTACCAGAAGCTAGTGTTTATAGAGATTTGCAAAGTGTTTATAATCAAGATTTTTTCGCTCTGCATCAAAATAAAAAAATTACTATTTTAGCACAAAATGAAGCCCTTTTTAAGCAACTTGAACTTGATATGTCAAGTGTGATTTTTAAGCAAAGTGCTTTAAGGCTTAATGTTATTAGTAGTGATGAGATTATACTTTCTTTAAATAAAAAAGATAAAAAAAGGCAAAAACGCAAGGCAAATTTAATCTTAGACGAGCTTAAAATCGGCGATTTTATCGTGCATGAGGATTATGGAGTGGGGAAATTTTTAGGGCTTGAAATGCTGAATATTTCTGGTGCTAAAAAGGAATTTGTCGCACTTTCATATCAAAATAATGACAAACTTCTCTTACCTGTGGAAAATCTTTATATGATTGATAAATATTTGGGTGTTGGGGGTGCTATACCCTTGCTAGATAGACTGGGAAAAAGCACTTTTATAAAGCTTAAAGAAAGGCTTAAAACTAAGCTTTTAGCCCTTGCTTCGCAAATTATTGCTATGGCAGCAAAAAGGGCGTTAATTAAGCCTAAGGAGCTTAAAATCGACCTTGAAGCACAGGCGGATTTTGTGCAAAGGGCAGGGTTTTCCTACACGGAAGACCAAGTCAAAGCTTGTGAAGAAATTTTAGAGGATTTTAAAAGCTCTAGGGTGATGGATAGATTATTAAGCGGTGATGTGGGCTTTGGTAAAACAGAAGTAGCGATGAATGCCATTTTTCCCGTGCTAAAAAGTGGCTTTAGCGTCTTTTTTTTCGTGCCAACGACCCTTTTATCACATCAGCATTATCAAAGTCTTAAAAGGCGTTTTGAGGAATTTCATCTTAAGGTTTTTAAGCTTGATCGCTTTACAAGTGCTAAGGAAAAAAAGCATTTACTAGAGGAGCTTAAAAAAAACACGCCTTGCGTTGTTGTCGGCACACACGCACTTTTAAGCGTTGAGTGTGAAAATGTCGCTTTGGTGATTATCGATGAGGAGCATAAATTTGGCGTGAAACAAAAAGAAAAACTCAAAGAATTTTCCCAAAATTCCCATCTTCTTTCGATGTCTGCTACGCCTATACCAAGAAGCTTAAATCAAGCTTTAAGCTCCATTAAATCTTATAGTATTTTACAAACCCCGCCTGAAGATAGACTTGATGTAAGAAGTTTTGTAAGAGAGAGCGAGGACGCACTTCTTAAAGAGGCTATTTTAAGAGAGCTTAGAAGAGGGGGGCAAATTTTTTATATCCATAATCATATTGCAAGTATTAAGCAGTGTGAAAAGCATTTAAAAAACCTTTTTAAAGACCTAAGAATTCTTATTTTACACTCTAAAATAGACGCTAAAACCACAGAGGAAGAGATGCTTAAATTTGAAAATAAAGAGTATGACTTGCTTTTATGCACTTCGATTGTGGAAAGTGGTATAGATTTGCCTAATGTTAATACCATCATCATTGAAAAAAGTGAGCGTTTTGGTATGGCTGATTTACATCAGCTTAGAGGAAGAGTTGGCAGGAGTCATAAGCAGGGTTATTGTTATTTTTTAGTTGAGGATAAGGCAAATTTGAGTGAGGCGGCTTTAAAAAGGCTTGTTTCTTTGGAGAGTAATTCTTTTCTTGGGGCGGGTTCTTTACTAGCTTATCACGATCTTGAGATAAGAGGAGGAGGGAATTTACTAGGGCTTGATCAAAGCGGACATATAGAACAAATTGGTTATAGCCTTTATCTTAAAATGCTTGAAGATGAGTTAAATAAGCTTAGTAAAAATGAAAGCGTGCGTGAAAATAAGCTTGATTTAAAACTTGGTATCAATGCCTTTTTAAACCCTGATTTAATAGCTGAGGATAGTTTAAGGCTAGAGCTTTATCGCCGTCTTAGCAAGTGTGAGGATAATGCTTTGCTTTATGAGATTGAGGCGGAGATTGAGGATAGATTTGGCAAACTTGATCTTTATACGAAGCAATTTTTAGCACTCATTCGCATTAAAATTTTAGCCAGTGGAAAATTTAAGGCAATTAGCAATTATATGCAGAATATCCAGCTAGTCAAGCTTAACGATGAAAAAGAAGTGATTAAGGCTAAAAGCAAAGATGAAGATGATATTTTAGAGGCTATTTTGGTGCATTTAAGAAAGGCTTAA
- a CDS encoding bactofilin family protein codes for MAIFNKGSVSPANPSSETTVISSGAKIEGKFYFASMLHVDGELNGIIHSESIVVIGKNGNLKGELKSDKIVVNGVFEGELEANSLEILAGGFVSGNIVIKEISIESGGRFNGSSKIKEDEPVRMIENTID; via the coding sequence ATGGCAATCTTTAATAAAGGCAGTGTCAGCCCAGCAAATCCAAGCTCGGAAACAACAGTAATTTCATCGGGAGCTAAGATTGAGGGTAAGTTTTATTTTGCATCTATGCTTCATGTTGATGGGGAGTTAAATGGCATTATCCATTCAGAAAGTATAGTTGTTATCGGTAAAAATGGAAATTTAAAAGGTGAGTTAAAATCCGATAAAATAGTCGTTAATGGTGTTTTTGAAGGGGAGCTTGAGGCAAATAGTCTTGAAATTTTAGCAGGTGGATTTGTAAGTGGAAATATTGTCATTAAAGAAATTTCCATAGAAAGTGGAGGGCGTTTCAATGGCAGCTCTAAGATAAAAGAAGACGAGCCTGTGAGAATGATAGAAAATACCATTGATTAA
- the pgp4 gene encoding peptidoglycan metallopeptidase Pgp4, whose translation MLKNKFTITISDINGSRHFYLNQIIKKIVLYIIAFVFLFLISSGFYIKYLDSKVDALDSKREELLKKSKELETLNATMQQSLDEKAAQYAVIEDKIASFEEALGLENENNLTISARLENLNLTNDQQQGILNQIPNGWPIANKGITGKFGWREHPILKRREFHPGIDLAASVGTPIYAPASGVVEFSGYSNNGYGYNVILLHNFGFKSVFAHMMRKDVVKAGDFVNKGDLIGYTGNTGLSTGPHLHYEVRFINKTLEPLYFLNLKRKNMNEFFNQERRVSWQSLIKAVSAQQIQARKQQ comes from the coding sequence GTGCTTAAGAATAAATTTACCATTACCATTTCGGATATTAATGGCTCTAGGCATTTTTATCTTAATCAAATTATTAAAAAAATTGTCTTATATATCATCGCTTTTGTATTTTTATTTTTAATTTCTAGTGGTTTTTATATTAAATATTTAGATAGTAAAGTTGATGCGTTAGATAGTAAAAGAGAAGAATTGCTTAAAAAAAGCAAAGAACTTGAAACGCTTAATGCAACAATGCAGCAAAGCCTTGATGAAAAAGCCGCACAATACGCTGTTATAGAGGATAAAATCGCTTCTTTTGAAGAGGCTTTAGGGCTTGAAAATGAAAATAATCTTACTATTAGTGCCAGACTTGAAAATCTTAATCTTACAAACGACCAACAGCAGGGTATTTTAAATCAAATTCCAAATGGCTGGCCTATTGCAAATAAGGGCATTACTGGTAAATTTGGTTGGAGAGAGCATCCTATTTTAAAGCGTAGAGAATTTCACCCCGGCATTGACCTAGCCGCAAGTGTTGGCACTCCTATTTATGCACCAGCTAGTGGAGTGGTCGAATTTTCAGGATATAGTAATAATGGTTATGGTTATAATGTCATTTTACTTCATAATTTCGGTTTTAAAAGCGTTTTTGCACATATGATGCGTAAAGATGTGGTTAAGGCTGGAGATTTTGTGAATAAGGGAGATTTGATAGGTTATACTGGTAATACTGGACTTTCAACGGGTCCGCATTTGCACTATGAGGTGCGTTTTATCAATAAAACCTTAGAACCTTTATATTTTCTTAATCTCAAAAGAAAAAATATGAACGAATTTTTTAATCAAGAAAGGAGAGTTTCATGGCAATCTTTAATAAAGGCAGTGTCAGCCCAGCAAATCCAAGCTCGGAAACAACAGTAA
- a CDS encoding Mur ligase family protein: protein MSLSEFLAKKSEFYSKIDPFVAFRIFEKYQKYFKIPPIIHIVGTNGKGSTGRFLAQLLEILGYEVGHYSSPHLFEFRERFYLKKGIVDEDLLEKTHQKLSLILQEDLEKLSYFEYATFLAALLFEKCDFVIFEAGLGGEYDATSVFKKRLSIFTQIDYDHEQFLGNTLEKIARTKLKTMAKKALISTNQNESILKMAQKIALLKGAKLCILKDLSSDLLENLEPYKAKFKLPLFLENNLKLALKACEILLSKSQTIKALQNLTSLNLRGRLEKLKENLYIDVGHNVLAARALCEYFKDEKIEIVYNGFLDKKIFEILKILKPISARIMVFKCENEVRALANEQIFEFCKELNIECEEFKRLDEGKKTLVFGSFVLVEKFLKDYGA, encoded by the coding sequence ATGAGCTTGAGTGAATTTCTAGCAAAAAAGAGTGAATTTTACAGCAAAATTGACCCCTTTGTTGCCTTTAGAATTTTTGAAAAATATCAAAAATATTTTAAAATCCCGCCCATTATCCATATTGTTGGCACAAATGGTAAGGGTAGCACGGGGCGTTTTTTAGCCCAGCTTTTAGAAATTTTAGGCTATGAAGTGGGACATTATAGCAGTCCGCATTTATTTGAATTTAGGGAGAGATTTTATCTTAAAAAAGGTATAGTAGATGAAGATTTGCTTGAAAAAACACATCAAAAATTAAGTCTTATTTTACAAGAAGATTTAGAAAAATTAAGCTATTTCGAATACGCCACTTTTTTAGCCGCTTTGCTTTTTGAAAAATGTGATTTTGTCATTTTTGAAGCGGGGCTTGGGGGAGAGTATGATGCAACTTCTGTTTTTAAGAAGCGTTTAAGTATTTTTACGCAAATTGATTATGACCACGAGCAGTTTTTAGGAAATACTTTAGAAAAAATTGCAAGAACGAAATTGAAAACTATGGCAAAAAAAGCCTTAATTAGCACAAATCAAAATGAAAGTATTCTCAAAATGGCTCAAAAAATCGCCCTTTTAAAGGGAGCCAAATTGTGTATTTTGAAGGATTTAAGTTCTGATTTGTTGGAAAATTTAGAACCTTACAAAGCTAAGTTTAAATTACCTCTTTTTTTGGAAAATAATCTTAAACTTGCCTTAAAAGCTTGCGAAATTTTACTTTCAAAATCGCAGACAATCAAAGCTTTGCAAAATTTAACTAGCTTAAATTTAAGGGGACGCCTTGAAAAATTGAAAGAAAATCTTTATATTGATGTGGGCCATAATGTCTTAGCAGCTAGAGCTTTGTGCGAATATTTTAAAGATGAAAAAATAGAAATTGTTTATAATGGTTTTTTAGATAAAAAAATTTTTGAAATTTTAAAAATATTAAAGCCTATCAGTGCTAGAATTATGGTTTTTAAATGTGAAAATGAAGTTAGAGCTTTGGCAAATGAGCAAATTTTTGAGTTTTGCAAGGAGCTTAACATAGAGTGCGAAGAGTTTAAGAGGCTTGATGAGGGTAAAAAAACCTTGGTTTTTGGCTCTTTTGTTTTGGTGGAAAAATTTTTAAAGGATTATGGTGCTTAA
- the lptE gene encoding LPS assembly lipoprotein LptE gives MKIILNLFIAFFIVACGYVPTSKLANNIFDEKVYVNVELSPYDPKNSIFVADTLKEMVISKLGRKLALKHEADDVINVSMNHLEFIPLIYDKNGYVIKYKARLNLNFYVVFKDGGEANFNTSGSYNFDISPNSIISDTARQMAIREASREAFDEFISVIAIRGAKNNDKYQ, from the coding sequence ATGAAGATTATTTTAAATCTTTTCATCGCCTTTTTTATTGTAGCTTGTGGATATGTGCCGACTTCAAAACTTGCGAATAATATATTTGATGAAAAAGTTTATGTTAATGTTGAGCTTAGTCCTTATGATCCTAAAAACAGTATTTTTGTCGCCGATACTTTGAAAGAAATGGTTATCTCTAAACTTGGCAGAAAATTAGCTCTTAAGCACGAGGCTGATGATGTTATTAATGTCTCAATGAATCATTTGGAATTTATTCCGCTTATTTATGATAAAAATGGCTATGTGATTAAATATAAAGCTAGACTTAATTTAAATTTTTATGTGGTTTTTAAAGATGGCGGTGAGGCAAATTTTAATACAAGCGGAAGTTATAATTTTGACATTTCGCCCAATAGCATTATAAGTGATACTGCAAGGCAAATGGCTATAAGAGAGGCTTCTAGAGAGGCTTTTGATGAATTTATTTCTGTGATTGCAATTAGGGGCGCTAAAAATAATGATAAATATCAATGA
- the leuS gene encoding leucine--tRNA ligase, with product MAYEASVIEQKWQKIWQESEAFEPKEDFTLPKKYILSMFPYPSGRIHMGHVRNYAIGDALARYYRKMGFNVLHPIGFDSFGMPAENAAIKHKIHPKTWTYENIAYMKKELFSLGFSFSKKRILATSDPIYTKFEQEFFIKMYERGLIYTKEARVNWCENDQTVLANEQVEDGKCWRCGHEVVQKVMPGYYVKITAYAEELLKELESLKGKWPTQVLTMQENWIGRSEGLEFTFWLDEESFKRADEASFEVFTTRADTIYGVSYVALAPEHKIVQNLLHKKFLDKKTMSQIQKMQNQSPKERQSAEKEGCFLGIYALHPLTKEKIPVWVANFVLADYGSGAVMAVPAHDERDFDFAKKYNLNIKQVIEATILPHTQKEGKLLESAEFNGLDCNEARNKIVEFFEKEKLGKRIINYKIRDWGVSRQRYWGAPVPMVRCEKCGIVPQKLENLPVLLPDDVEITGEGNPLDKHPTWKECECPKCGGKAQKESDTLDTFFESSWYYARFASDEKTWEDISIEKKSAKYWLGVDEYIGGIEHAILHLLYARFFQKALRDLGYVEGDEPFSRLLTQGMVLKDGAKMSKSKGNVVNPDDIIKKYGADTARLFILFAAPPAKELEWNDDALEGAYRFIMRLYDRALKLESGTLEEISQETLNKEEKYARLKVYEALKKSQEVYTKSFAFNTLIAACMEALNAFGVCKNKALEREAFYIILNILEPIIPHICFELSEKLFHFENFKKLELKPEVFVKDSLNLGVSVNGKKRAEIEVNASLSQDEIIWLAKEKVAKWLEGKSVIKEIYVPNSLVNLVVK from the coding sequence ATGGCTTATGAAGCAAGTGTGATAGAGCAAAAATGGCAAAAAATTTGGCAAGAAAGTGAGGCTTTTGAACCAAAAGAGGATTTTACTCTACCCAAAAAATATATACTTTCTATGTTTCCTTATCCTAGTGGGCGTATTCATATGGGACATGTGAGAAATTATGCCATAGGAGATGCTTTGGCTAGATATTATAGAAAAATGGGCTTTAATGTCTTACACCCAATTGGTTTTGATAGCTTTGGTATGCCTGCTGAAAATGCTGCGATTAAGCACAAAATTCATCCTAAAACTTGGACTTATGAAAATATAGCCTATATGAAAAAGGAACTTTTTTCTTTAGGTTTTTCTTTTTCTAAAAAGAGAATTTTGGCTACTTCTGACCCTATTTATACGAAGTTTGAGCAAGAATTTTTCATTAAGATGTATGAAAGGGGTTTGATTTATACTAAAGAAGCTAGAGTAAATTGGTGCGAAAATGATCAAACTGTTTTAGCAAATGAGCAGGTTGAGGACGGCAAATGTTGGCGTTGTGGGCATGAAGTCGTGCAAAAGGTAATGCCCGGATATTATGTTAAAATCACTGCTTATGCAGAAGAGCTTTTAAAAGAGCTTGAAAGCTTAAAAGGAAAATGGCCTACGCAAGTTTTAACAATGCAAGAAAATTGGATAGGGCGAAGTGAAGGCTTAGAATTTACTTTTTGGCTTGATGAGGAAAGCTTTAAAAGAGCTGATGAGGCTAGTTTTGAAGTCTTTACCACAAGGGCTGATACGATTTATGGAGTTTCTTATGTAGCTTTAGCACCCGAGCATAAAATCGTGCAAAATTTACTGCACAAAAAGTTTTTAGATAAAAAAACGATGAGTCAAATTCAAAAAATGCAAAATCAAAGTCCAAAAGAAAGGCAAAGTGCTGAAAAAGAGGGTTGCTTTTTAGGAATTTATGCTTTGCATCCTTTAACGAAAGAAAAAATTCCTGTATGGGTGGCAAATTTTGTTTTGGCTGATTATGGAAGTGGAGCTGTAATGGCTGTGCCAGCACACGATGAGAGAGATTTTGACTTTGCTAAAAAATATAATTTAAACATTAAACAAGTGATAGAGGCGACAATTTTACCTCACACTCAAAAAGAGGGAAAGCTTTTAGAAAGTGCAGAATTTAACGGCTTAGATTGCAATGAGGCTAGAAATAAAATTGTAGAATTTTTTGAAAAAGAAAAATTGGGAAAAAGAATTATTAATTATAAAATTCGCGATTGGGGCGTTTCAAGGCAGAGATATTGGGGAGCACCTGTGCCTATGGTAAGATGTGAAAAATGTGGCATAGTGCCACAAAAATTAGAAAATTTACCTGTTTTATTACCTGATGATGTGGAGATCACAGGAGAGGGTAATCCTTTAGATAAGCACCCCACTTGGAAAGAATGCGAGTGTCCAAAATGCGGAGGAAAGGCACAAAAAGAAAGTGATACTTTGGATACTTTTTTTGAAAGCTCTTGGTATTATGCGCGTTTTGCAAGTGATGAAAAAACTTGGGAGGATATTAGCATTGAGAAAAAAAGTGCGAAATATTGGCTTGGAGTTGATGAATATATAGGGGGGATTGAACACGCCATTTTGCATTTGCTTTATGCAAGATTTTTTCAAAAGGCTTTAAGGGATCTTGGCTATGTAGAGGGCGATGAGCCTTTTTCTAGACTTTTAACTCAGGGTATGGTTCTAAAAGATGGAGCGAAGATGAGTAAATCAAAAGGTAATGTTGTTAATCCTGATGATATTATTAAAAAATATGGTGCAGATACGGCGAGACTTTTCATACTTTTTGCTGCACCTCCTGCTAAAGAGCTTGAATGGAATGATGATGCATTAGAGGGTGCATATCGTTTTATAATGCGACTTTATGATAGGGCTTTGAAGCTTGAGAGTGGGACATTGGAAGAAATTTCACAAGAGACTTTAAATAAAGAAGAGAAATATGCGAGATTAAAAGTTTATGAGGCTTTGAAAAAATCACAAGAAGTTTATACAAAAAGCTTTGCTTTTAATACTTTAATCGCCGCTTGTATGGAAGCTTTAAATGCTTTTGGAGTTTGTAAAAATAAAGCTTTAGAAAGAGAGGCTTTTTATATTATCTTAAACATTTTAGAACCTATTATCCCGCATATTTGCTTTGAATTGAGTGAGAAATTATTTCATTTTGAGAATTTTAAAAAATTAGAATTAAAACCTGAAGTTTTTGTGAAAGATAGCTTAAATTTGGGCGTGAGTGTAAATGGCAAAAAACGTGCCGAAATCGAGGTCAATGCTTCTTTAAGCCAAGATGAAATCATTTGGTTGGCAAAAGAAAAGGTGGCAAAATGGCTTGAGGGAAAAAGTGTGATTAAAGAAATCTATGTGCCAAATTCTCTTGTTAATTTGGTGGTGAAATGA